The Erpetoichthys calabaricus chromosome 13, fErpCal1.3, whole genome shotgun sequence genome has a window encoding:
- the LOC114663967 gene encoding interleukin-17C-like isoform X1: MDGHPRGDAMGKREQKDSPRILTWQGSRYDGKPRRDTSIQITLILLAETNELTSEEEMSECRNEIPTEMLGKRMKVHKRFLRHITLSDQTCPKWSPSMLASSNIENRSLSPWGYRINRQPGRFPETIMEAHCLCPGCLDLKRQTFTMDYVSVPITRKESVYYIEQCKNGKFRYNRAWIEVAVGCTCVAPRTVSSS; this comes from the exons atggatgggcatcccagagGGGATGCCATGGGAAAAAGAGAGCAGAAGGACAGTCCAAGAATCCTTACCTGGCAGGGAAGTCGGTATGATGGGAAGCCCAGAAGAGACACCAGCATCCAG ATAACGTTGATCTTGTTGGCTGAGACAAATGAGTTGACTTCAGAGGAAGAGATGTCAGAATGTAGAAATGAGATCCCTACGGAAATGCTGGGAAAAAGGATGAAAGTACATAAGAGGTTCCTGAGGCACATCACACTGTCAGATCAGACTTGTCCAAAGTGGTCTCCAAGCATGCTAGCCAGCTCCAATATTGAGAATCGGTCACTTTCACCATGGGGATACAG GATAAACAGACAACCGGGACGCTTTCCTGAAACTATCATGGAAGCCCACTGCCTGTGCCCCGGATGTCTTGATCTGAAAAGGCAGACGTTTACCATGGACTATGTGTCAGTCCCCATCACGAGGAAGGAGAGTGTCTACTACATCGAACAATGCAAAAACGGCAAGTTCAGATATAACCGAGCCTGGATTGAAGTGGCTGTGGGCTGCACGTGTGTGGCCCCTAGGACGGTCAGCAGTTCATGA